A single genomic interval of Alistipes provencensis harbors:
- a CDS encoding ATPase: METTALVLAYVGVALMVGLAGVASSIGTAITGQAAVGAMKKNGGAFGSYMILSALPGSQGLYGFVCFFLVQKGLTAPTLVQGAAIFGAGLLVGMVNLAASIYQAKVCANGIAAIGNGHDVMGKTLILAAFPELYAILTVAATYLIATLDGVNLF; this comes from the coding sequence ATGGAAACAACAGCATTGGTATTGGCTTACGTCGGCGTAGCGCTGATGGTGGGCCTGGCAGGTGTCGCCTCGTCGATCGGTACCGCCATTACGGGTCAGGCCGCGGTAGGGGCCATGAAGAAGAACGGCGGGGCTTTCGGTAGCTACATGATCCTTTCGGCCCTTCCGGGTTCGCAGGGTCTCTACGGTTTCGTCTGCTTCTTTCTGGTGCAGAAGGGCCTGACGGCTCCGACGCTGGTGCAGGGCGCCGCTATCTTCGGTGCCGGTCTGCTGGTCGGTATGGTGAACCTCGCCGCTTCGATCTATCAGGCCAAGGTCTGCGCCAACGGTATCGCAGCCATCGGCAACGGCCACGACGTGATGGGTAAGACGCTGATCCTCGCGGCTTTCCCCGAGCTGTACGCTATCCTGACGGTGGCCGCCACCTACCTGATCGCCACGCTCGACGGTGTGAACCTCTTCTAA
- a CDS encoding V-type ATP synthase subunit I, with translation MSKYNFVLYAAQSEDFIEKLRELGLVDITTKGWEPSEEDRQLLLDIEGHAKAAEFLKNFRAEEGRCDAKAKAFASGKEAYEHYAAAHQQATALHTEIGRLEKAAEELRPWGAFDVERTKKLAAEGIVLRYFFTQRNTFDKQLAEWSETYTISEVSRTDAMVWFVVVAKPGEEVTLDAQEMKTPTMDIRGAESRIADARKKLGALDAEFSRVAASEELLAEHACSLKERLQGVQVTATAQEAADGTLVVMEGWAEKETSDKVDALLEEYPNVVYLKGDPTPEDETPVKLKNRWFARIFEMVGDMYARPKYGTMDLTPFFAPFYMLFFGICLNDAGYGLILTLLGVWMLAKNKKPGMMHQAAWFATLCGLSTVVFGALCGSFFGINMNEWFPTVKFFDFQGQFFSIALVIGVVQILFGMMLNIWMTVRCFGLSRALGMLGWFIILVSCCLAMGLPMAGLAIPGFGSSSVAFYVALGVGAVLMLLLNDPKRNPLINFGAGLWDLYNNLTGLLSDVLSYIRLFAIGLSGGVLALVFNTLAAGFVPEGSGIVVRLLVMIPILLIGHGINLFMSTISSFVHPLRLTFVEFFKNAGFEMAPRNFDPIRKMNDTNE, from the coding sequence ATGTCGAAATACAACTTTGTGCTCTATGCGGCGCAAAGCGAGGATTTCATCGAGAAGCTGCGCGAACTCGGCTTGGTGGACATCACCACCAAGGGCTGGGAACCCTCCGAGGAGGACCGCCAGTTGCTGCTCGACATCGAAGGCCATGCGAAAGCTGCGGAGTTCCTGAAGAACTTCCGCGCCGAGGAGGGCCGCTGCGACGCGAAGGCGAAAGCGTTTGCGTCGGGCAAGGAGGCTTATGAACACTATGCCGCTGCGCACCAGCAGGCTACGGCGCTCCATACCGAGATCGGCCGTCTGGAAAAGGCCGCCGAGGAGTTGCGCCCGTGGGGTGCCTTCGACGTGGAGCGCACGAAAAAACTCGCCGCCGAGGGCATCGTCCTGCGCTATTTCTTCACCCAGCGCAACACCTTCGACAAGCAGTTGGCCGAATGGTCCGAGACCTATACGATTTCGGAGGTCAGCCGGACGGATGCCATGGTGTGGTTCGTCGTCGTGGCCAAGCCCGGCGAGGAGGTGACGCTCGATGCACAGGAGATGAAGACCCCGACGATGGACATTCGTGGGGCAGAGAGCCGCATTGCCGACGCCAGAAAGAAACTCGGGGCCCTCGACGCCGAATTTTCGCGCGTGGCCGCTTCGGAGGAGCTGCTCGCAGAGCATGCCTGCTCGCTGAAAGAGCGTTTGCAGGGCGTGCAGGTGACAGCCACGGCGCAGGAGGCCGCCGACGGCACGCTGGTCGTCATGGAGGGCTGGGCCGAGAAGGAGACTTCCGACAAGGTGGATGCCCTGCTGGAGGAGTATCCCAACGTGGTCTACCTCAAGGGCGACCCCACGCCCGAGGACGAGACGCCCGTGAAGCTCAAGAACCGCTGGTTCGCGCGTATTTTCGAGATGGTGGGCGACATGTACGCCCGTCCGAAATACGGAACGATGGACCTCACGCCGTTCTTCGCACCGTTCTACATGCTCTTTTTCGGCATCTGCCTGAACGACGCCGGTTACGGCCTGATCCTGACCCTGCTGGGCGTGTGGATGCTGGCCAAGAACAAGAAGCCCGGCATGATGCATCAGGCGGCGTGGTTCGCCACGCTGTGCGGTCTGTCGACCGTCGTTTTCGGCGCGTTGTGCGGCTCGTTCTTCGGCATCAACATGAACGAATGGTTCCCCACGGTGAAATTCTTCGATTTTCAGGGACAGTTCTTCTCCATCGCGCTGGTTATCGGCGTGGTGCAGATACTCTTCGGCATGATGCTCAACATCTGGATGACCGTCCGCTGCTTCGGCCTCAGCCGTGCGCTGGGCATGCTGGGATGGTTCATCATCCTCGTCTCGTGCTGTCTGGCCATGGGACTCCCGATGGCGGGCCTCGCCATCCCGGGCTTCGGCTCCTCGTCGGTGGCTTTCTATGTGGCGTTGGGTGTCGGCGCGGTGCTGATGCTGTTGCTGAACGACCCGAAGCGCAATCCGCTCATCAACTTCGGTGCGGGGCTGTGGGACCTGTATAACAACCTCACGGGACTGCTGAGCGACGTGCTGTCGTACATCCGTCTGTTCGCCATCGGACTTTCGGGCGGCGTGCTGGCGCTGGTGTTCAACACGCTGGCCGCGGGCTTCGTCCCCGAGGGCTCGGGCATCGTGGTGCGGCTGCTGGTGATGATTCCGATCCTGCTGATCGGCCACGGCATCAACCTCTTCATGTCCACCATCTCGTCGTTCGTGCACCCGCTGCGTCTGACGTTCGTCGAGTTTTTCAAGAATGCCGGTTTCGAAATGGCCCCGCGCAATTTCGATCCCATCCGTAAAATGAATGATACTAACGAATAA
- a CDS encoding V-type ATP synthase subunit D yields MAIKFQYNKTSLGDLGKQLKMRQKALPTIKSKESALRSEVKKAKDSASDYRRRLDALKAEYDYMVSLWGEFDCDLLRIVDVDLSIQKIAGVRTPVLQDVKFEEKPYDLFSSPVWFADGIDILKRMAQLGIEFEVYNRKMELLDHARRKTTQKVNLYEKVQIPGYEDAIRKIKRFMEDEENLSKSAQKIVKTKQQAAGEGVML; encoded by the coding sequence ATGGCAATCAAATTTCAATATAACAAGACCTCGCTCGGCGACCTCGGCAAACAGTTGAAAATGCGCCAGAAGGCCCTCCCTACGATCAAAAGTAAGGAGTCGGCCCTGCGCTCCGAGGTGAAGAAGGCGAAGGACTCCGCAAGCGACTACCGCCGCCGGCTCGACGCCCTGAAGGCCGAGTACGACTACATGGTGTCGCTCTGGGGAGAGTTTGATTGTGACCTCTTGCGCATCGTCGATGTCGATTTGTCGATACAGAAGATCGCGGGTGTGCGCACCCCGGTCCTGCAGGATGTGAAATTCGAGGAGAAACCCTACGACCTGTTCTCCTCTCCGGTGTGGTTCGCCGACGGAATCGATATCCTCAAGCGCATGGCGCAGTTGGGCATCGAGTTCGAGGTGTACAACCGCAAGATGGAACTGCTGGACCACGCGCGCCGCAAAACCACTCAGAAGGTGAACTTGTACGAAAAGGTGCAGATACCCGGGTACGAGGACGCCATACGCAAGATCAAACGCTTCATGGAGGATGAGGAGAACCTCTCCAAGTCGGCCCAGAAGATCGTGAAAACCAAACAGCAGGCCGCCGGGGAGGGCGTGATGTTATGA
- a CDS encoding V-type ATP synthase subunit B, whose product MTTRAFQKIYTKIDNITKATVTLRAQGVGNDELATVGGRLAQVVKIMGENITLQVFAGTEGLATDSEVIFHGEPPKLRVSDNLAGRFFNAYGEPLEGGEIIEGEAREIGGPTVNPFRRIQPSELIATGIAGIDLNNTIVTGQKIPFFADPDQPYNAVMANVALRAKADKIILGGMGLTNDDFLYFKSVFENAGALDRIVSFVNTTENPPVERLLVPDMALTAAEYFAVDKGEKVLVLLTDMTLYADALAIVSNRMDQIPSKDSMPGSLYSDLAKIYEKAVQLPNGGSITIIAVTTLSGGDITHAIPDNTGYITEGQLFLRNDSDTGKVIVDPFRSLSRLKQLVIGKKTREDHPQVMNACVRLYADAANAKTKLENGFDLSDYDERTLKFAFDYSEKLLAIDVNIEITEMLDTAWGLFAKYFSKEEVAIKEELIKKYWKEA is encoded by the coding sequence ATGACAACACGAGCATTTCAGAAGATATATACCAAGATTGACAACATCACCAAGGCTACCGTGACCCTGCGTGCGCAGGGCGTGGGCAACGACGAGCTGGCCACCGTCGGCGGCCGGCTGGCGCAGGTGGTGAAGATTATGGGCGAGAACATCACGCTGCAGGTTTTCGCGGGTACCGAAGGACTGGCCACCGACTCGGAGGTCATCTTCCACGGCGAACCTCCCAAGCTGCGTGTCTCGGACAACCTCGCCGGGCGTTTCTTCAACGCCTACGGCGAACCGCTGGAGGGCGGCGAGATCATCGAGGGCGAGGCCCGCGAGATCGGCGGCCCGACGGTGAACCCTTTCCGGCGTATCCAGCCTTCGGAGCTGATCGCCACGGGTATCGCCGGCATCGACCTGAACAATACGATCGTCACGGGCCAGAAGATTCCGTTCTTCGCCGACCCCGACCAGCCTTATAACGCCGTGATGGCCAACGTGGCCCTGCGTGCCAAGGCCGACAAGATCATTCTCGGCGGTATGGGACTCACCAACGACGACTTCCTCTATTTCAAGTCGGTCTTCGAGAACGCAGGCGCTTTGGACCGCATCGTGTCGTTCGTCAATACCACGGAGAACCCGCCCGTCGAGCGACTGCTCGTTCCCGACATGGCGCTGACCGCCGCCGAGTACTTCGCCGTCGACAAGGGCGAAAAGGTGCTGGTGCTGCTGACCGACATGACGCTTTACGCCGATGCGCTGGCCATCGTGTCGAACCGTATGGACCAGATTCCGTCGAAGGACTCGATGCCCGGTTCATTATATTCCGATTTGGCGAAAATTTATGAAAAGGCCGTGCAGCTTCCCAACGGCGGTTCGATCACGATCATCGCTGTGACGACGCTTTCGGGCGGCGACATCACGCACGCCATCCCCGACAATACGGGTTACATCACCGAGGGCCAGTTGTTCCTGCGCAACGACTCCGATACGGGCAAGGTCATTGTCGACCCGTTCCGTTCGCTGTCGCGTCTGAAACAGCTCGTCATCGGCAAGAAGACCCGCGAGGACCATCCGCAGGTAATGAACGCCTGTGTGCGTCTGTACGCCGATGCCGCCAATGCCAAGACCAAGCTGGAGAACGGTTTCGACCTCTCGGATTACGACGAGCGCACGCTGAAATTCGCGTTCGACTATTCGGAGAAGCTGCTGGCCATCGACGTCAACATCGAGATCACCGAGATGCTCGACACGGCGTGGGGCCTCTTTGCGAAATACTTCTCCAAGGAGGAGGTCGCCATCAAGGAGGAGCTCATCAAAAAATACTGGAAGGAGGCCTAA
- a CDS encoding V-type ATP synthase subunit A: MKTTGRVNGIISNIVIVKADGAVGQNEICYVWAGDTKMMAEVIKVVGDAAYVQVFDSTRGLKIGDKVEFEGHMLEVTLAPGILSRNYDGLQNDLEKMDGLFIARGSITDPIDFSAEWEFTPLAKAGDKVSAASWLGEVKEQWVMHKIMVPFAMTDSYTVKSVAKAGKYKVTDTVATLTDAEGKDHDVTMVQKWPVKQAVRCYTEKPRPSRVMITGVRAIDTFNPMAEGGTGFIPGPFGAGKTVLQHAISKQADADVIIMVACGERANEVVEIFKEFPELIDPRTGHNLMERTIIICNTSNMPVAAREASVYTGMTIGEYYRAMGLKVLVMADSTSRWAQALREMSNRLEELPGQDAFPMDLSAIISNFYSRAGLVKLVGGDTGSVTFLGTVSPAGGNLKEPVTESTKKAARCFYALSQGRADSKRYPAIDPLESYSKYLEYPEIREYLDGQIEKDWVDLVYAGKTIVQRGKEANDQINILGDDGVPVEYHERFWKSELIDFVILQQDAFDAIDANCPIERQQMMYKMVLGICNQSFSFADFEECSQFFKGLINLFRQMNYSEWKSEKFEDYRKQIEQYVSEKNK, from the coding sequence ATGAAAACGACAGGACGTGTAAACGGTATCATCTCCAACATCGTGATCGTCAAGGCTGACGGAGCCGTGGGCCAGAACGAGATCTGCTATGTCTGGGCAGGGGATACCAAAATGATGGCCGAGGTCATCAAGGTCGTAGGCGACGCCGCCTATGTTCAGGTTTTTGACAGCACCCGCGGTCTGAAGATCGGCGACAAGGTGGAGTTCGAGGGGCACATGCTCGAGGTGACGCTCGCCCCGGGCATTTTGTCGCGCAACTACGACGGTCTGCAGAACGACCTCGAGAAGATGGACGGGCTGTTCATCGCCCGCGGTTCGATCACCGACCCGATCGACTTCTCGGCCGAGTGGGAATTTACGCCGCTGGCCAAGGCGGGCGACAAGGTTTCCGCGGCATCGTGGCTGGGCGAGGTGAAGGAGCAATGGGTGATGCACAAGATCATGGTTCCCTTCGCGATGACCGACAGCTATACGGTCAAGAGCGTCGCCAAGGCCGGCAAATATAAAGTGACTGACACGGTCGCCACGCTGACCGACGCCGAGGGCAAGGACCACGACGTGACGATGGTGCAGAAATGGCCCGTGAAGCAGGCCGTGCGCTGCTACACCGAGAAACCGCGCCCCTCGCGCGTGATGATTACCGGTGTGCGCGCCATCGACACCTTCAACCCGATGGCCGAGGGCGGTACGGGCTTTATCCCGGGGCCTTTCGGCGCCGGCAAGACGGTGCTCCAGCACGCCATTTCGAAGCAGGCCGATGCCGACGTCATCATCATGGTGGCCTGCGGCGAGCGCGCCAACGAGGTGGTCGAGATCTTCAAGGAGTTCCCCGAGCTGATCGACCCCCGCACGGGCCACAACCTCATGGAGCGCACGATCATCATCTGCAATACGTCGAACATGCCCGTCGCCGCGCGTGAGGCGTCGGTCTATACGGGTATGACCATCGGCGAATATTACCGCGCCATGGGTCTCAAGGTGCTGGTTATGGCCGACTCGACGTCGCGCTGGGCGCAGGCGCTGCGCGAGATGTCGAACCGTCTGGAGGAGCTTCCGGGTCAGGACGCTTTCCCGATGGACCTTTCGGCGATCATCTCGAACTTCTACTCGCGCGCCGGGCTGGTGAAGCTCGTCGGCGGCGATACGGGTTCGGTGACGTTCCTCGGCACGGTGTCGCCTGCGGGCGGTAACCTCAAGGAGCCGGTGACCGAATCCACGAAGAAGGCCGCGCGCTGTTTCTACGCACTTTCGCAGGGCCGTGCCGACTCGAAGCGCTACCCGGCCATCGACCCGCTGGAGTCCTATTCGAAGTACCTCGAGTACCCCGAAATCCGCGAGTACCTCGACGGTCAGATCGAGAAGGACTGGGTGGACCTCGTCTATGCCGGCAAGACCATCGTGCAGCGCGGCAAGGAGGCCAACGACCAGATCAACATTCTGGGCGACGACGGCGTGCCGGTGGAGTACCACGAACGTTTCTGGAAGTCGGAGCTCATCGACTTCGTGATCCTGCAGCAGGACGCCTTTGACGCGATCGACGCCAACTGCCCGATCGAACGCCAGCAGATGATGTACAAGATGGTGCTCGGCATCTGCAACCAGTCGTTCTCGTTCGCCGATTTCGAGGAGTGCTCGCAGTTCTTCAAGGGGCTTATCAACCTCTTCCGCCAGATGAACTACTCGGAGTGGAAGTCGGAGAAGTTCGAGGATTACCGCAAGCAGATCGAGCAGTATGTGAGTGAAAAAAACAAATAA
- a CDS encoding DUF2764 family protein: MFATEYYCLVAGLKEYSLDADTKGFDARAIVSEILEGVTGDDAREVRLLYGYYDCENIAALRGGRSAYNPLGNLSREELEEELKAPKRLPGAVARVVRAYADPEGEDAEEVDTAQRFEKELFGAYYAACAKAGSHFLREWSAFDRNLRNVSAAVTARAAGRAVEEVVVGDGDVAEQLQRSSAADFGLRGELPYIDAVIAAVNDEANLVEKEHKIDLVRWNEATELATFDYFDINAILSYLARINIVARWTQLDAARGREMFARLLAELDGKELIDKK, encoded by the coding sequence ATGTTTGCGACCGAATATTATTGTCTGGTAGCCGGGCTGAAGGAGTACTCGCTCGACGCCGACACCAAAGGGTTCGACGCCCGGGCCATCGTCTCCGAGATTCTGGAGGGGGTGACCGGGGACGACGCCCGCGAGGTGCGGCTCCTGTACGGCTACTACGACTGTGAGAACATCGCCGCCCTGCGCGGGGGACGCTCGGCCTACAATCCGCTGGGCAACCTTTCGCGCGAGGAGCTGGAGGAGGAGCTGAAAGCCCCGAAGCGGCTGCCCGGAGCGGTTGCCCGCGTGGTGAGGGCCTATGCCGATCCCGAGGGCGAGGACGCCGAGGAGGTCGACACCGCGCAGCGCTTCGAAAAGGAGCTGTTCGGCGCCTACTATGCGGCGTGTGCCAAGGCCGGGAGCCATTTCCTGCGCGAATGGTCGGCTTTCGACCGCAACCTGCGCAACGTCTCGGCCGCCGTTACGGCGCGTGCCGCGGGACGTGCCGTTGAAGAGGTCGTGGTCGGGGACGGCGACGTCGCCGAACAGTTGCAGCGCAGCTCGGCGGCCGATTTCGGACTGCGGGGCGAACTGCCCTATATCGACGCGGTGATCGCGGCCGTGAACGACGAGGCGAACCTCGTCGAGAAGGAGCACAAAATCGATCTCGTGCGCTGGAACGAAGCCACGGAGCTGGCCACGTTCGACTATTTCGACATTAACGCCATCCTTTCCTATCTGGCGCGGATCAACATCGTGGCCCGCTGGACGCAGCTCGACGCCGCCCGCGGCCGCGAGATGTTTGCCCGGCTGCTGGCCGAGCTGGACGGAAAGGAGCTGATCGACAAGAAATAA
- a CDS encoding GDSL-type esterase/lipase family protein: MKKLALFFLLATGTTALCAQPDSLDYRSDYYSAKRAQQERVAVQPQHIVMLGNSLTERGAWADLLQDSLVVNRGIGGDCVAGMTARLGAIVAGKPRALFLMAGVNDLIFSKITPEALLGQYERLLDAIRAASPRTTVFIQSLLPLDEVQNEEYFAGKNARIEAFNALLRDMARRRGLDYIDIRSRMACDGKMPAEYTVDGIHLNAAGYAVWVDVLRPYLP, from the coding sequence ATGAAGAAACTGGCTCTATTTTTCCTCCTCGCTACGGGCACAACGGCACTCTGCGCACAACCCGATTCGCTCGACTACCGCAGCGACTATTATTCCGCGAAACGCGCCCAACAGGAGCGCGTCGCCGTGCAGCCGCAGCACATCGTGATGCTGGGCAACAGCCTCACCGAACGGGGTGCATGGGCCGACCTGCTGCAAGACAGTCTCGTGGTGAACCGCGGCATCGGCGGCGACTGCGTGGCGGGCATGACCGCGCGTCTCGGTGCGATCGTCGCGGGAAAGCCCCGGGCCCTCTTCCTGATGGCGGGCGTCAACGACCTGATCTTTTCGAAAATTACCCCCGAAGCGCTACTCGGGCAATACGAGCGGCTGCTGGACGCGATCCGCGCGGCCTCGCCCCGAACCACGGTCTTCATCCAGAGCCTGCTGCCGCTGGACGAGGTACAGAACGAGGAGTATTTCGCAGGCAAGAATGCCCGCATCGAGGCTTTCAACGCCCTGCTGCGCGACATGGCCCGGCGGCGCGGGCTCGACTACATCGACATCCGGAGCCGGATGGCCTGCGACGGGAAGATGCCCGCGGAATACACCGTCGACGGCATCCACCTCAACGCCGCGGGCTACGCCGTATGGGTCGACGTCCTGCGGCCTTATCTCCCTTAA